The genome window AACCCAAACCAAAGAGCAAGCCACAGATAAAAGCACTTAAGGATAAAAGCCGGTGTTGTTGCATTGGGAAGTCCTTACAGCAGATGACGGACGATAAAAACAGTGACCACAGCCACGCCCATAAAAGTCAGGGTGGCGACCAGAGAACGCACAGATAAACGAGCCAAACCACACACACCATGCCCGCTGGTGCAACCCGAACCTAAGCGAGCACCAATACCCACCAGCAAACCCGCAGCAGCCAATAAGCCATAGTTGCTGGTGACTTCAGCGACAGGCAAAGGCGCCAACATCAGCCAGAGCCAGGGCGAAAACAGCAAACCCAGAATAAAAGCCAGCCGCCACTGCCGCTCAGTAGTTAAGGAGGTAAAAGTTCCGGCGGTAATGCCGATCACACCAGCGATACGACCGTTGAATAACCACAACAAAGCACAAGCAAGCCCAATCATCAGCCCACCCGTTAAAGCCGACTGCGGCGTAAATTGAGTCCAGTCAATCATAAATACCCTCTATTTCTGATAAAGCTGAAATGGAACAACTGCTTATTTTGCAAACAACAAACTACGCTATGGATATAAGCATATACCATTTAGATATATTAGTAAACGCTAAAAAACAGGAGTGGGTAATAGTAAAAAGTCAGAGACAAGGAGCTTTTCGCTACAAATAAAAAAGCCTGGGAAACCCCAGGCTTTACAAAATGTGTGGTGACAAAATAGATCTTATCCTTGGGGTGACTTGTTCACCCCTACCATGTCAGACCACACAAAAAACAATGTTAAATCAATATCTTATTCGACCGTAACGCTTTTAGCTAAGTTACGGGGCTGGTCTACGTCTGTGCCTTTGATAATGGCAACGTAGTAGCTTAATAACTGCAGTGGGATGGTGTAGATAATAGGTGCGATCAGCGGATGCACGTGTGGCACGCTGATCACGCGCTGCGTTGCGTCTGATTTAAAGTGCGCATCCACATCAGCGAAGATGTACATGATGCCGCCTCGGGCGCGCACTTCTTCCACGTTTGACTGCAGTTTTTCCAGCAGTTCGT of Rheinheimera sp. MM224 contains these proteins:
- a CDS encoding YeeE/YedE family protein; its protein translation is MIDWTQFTPQSALTGGLMIGLACALLWLFNGRIAGVIGITAGTFTSLTTERQWRLAFILGLLFSPWLWLMLAPLPVAEVTSNYGLLAAAGLLVGIGARLGSGCTSGHGVCGLARLSVRSLVATLTFMGVAVVTVFIVRHLL